One genomic segment of Helianthus annuus cultivar XRQ/B chromosome 14, HanXRQr2.0-SUNRISE, whole genome shotgun sequence includes these proteins:
- the LOC110905008 gene encoding uncharacterized protein At1g28695 has protein sequence MKARQQEMPGDQHPKARVLLGLWIFSIFTLFIIYLGSNEDGSVSITNITHKFYRYKPLLLPSEAPSLSLSPTPSPSSMPNTQKKTHCRDELEEALAGASTETNTVIITVANKAYTEGDKPMLDIFLDAFWLGEDTRPLKEHLLIVAVDQTAYERCLFLKLHCYKLQTEGVEFDGGEKLFMSEDFINMMWRRTLFLGDVLKRGYNFIFTDMDILWLRNPFPQLTIDKSLDLQISVDRFNGDQWSDNNPINTGFYMIRSNNNTIALYDEWYAEKDKSAGKKEQDVLYDLMRNGAFTRLGLRVRFLDTMFFSGFCQNSRDVMEVSTVHANCCRSIKAKVTDLMKVLHDWKKFKAYTDDDDMWEFQWSDHTACRDSWNTDAMTL, from the exons ATGAAGGCAAGACAACAAGAAATGCCGGGGGATCAACACCCGAAGGCTCGAGTTCTTCTTGGCCTCTGGATTTTCTCCATTTTTACTCTTTTTATCATTTATCTTGGATCAAATGAGGATGGATCCGTGTCCATAACAAACATAACCCATAAATTTTACCGTTACAAGCCATTACTATTACCGTCAGAAGCACCCTCATTGTCGTTGTCACCAACACCATCACCGTCATCTATG CCCAACACTCAGAAAAAGACTCATTGTAGGGATGAGTTAGAGGAGGCATTGGCAGGAGCTTCAACCGAAACCAATACTGTGATCATAACCGTTGCTAATAAAGCCTACACCGAAGGCGATAAACCCATGCTTGACATATTCCTAGATGCCTTTTGGCTAGGAGAAGACACTCGCCCGCTTAAGGAACACCTTTTGATCGTTGCAGTTGATCAAACCGCGTACGAAAGATGCCTCTTTCTAAAACTACACTGCTACAAGCTGCAAACCGAGGGTGTCGAGTTCGACGGAGGTGAGAAGCTGTTCATGTCGGAGGATTTTATAAACATGATGTGGCGAAGAACACTTTTTCTTGGAGATGTTCTTAAACGTGGTTACAACTTTATTTTCACG GATATGGATATATTGTGGCTAAGGAATCCATTTCCACAGCTAACAATAGACAAAAGCTTGGACCTTCAAATAAGCGTGGATCGCTTCAACGGTGATCAATGGTCGGATAACAATCCGATCAACACAGGTTTCTACATGATCAGATCAAACAATAATACCATTGCATTGTACGACGAATGGTACGCAGAGAAAGATAAGTCAGCAGGGAAGAAAGAACAAGATGTTTTATATGATTTAATGCGAAATGGCGCTTTTACAAGGTTAGGCCTTCGAGTTAGGTTTTTAGACACCATGTTTTTCAGTGGATTTTGTCAAAATAGTAGAGATGTTATGGAGGTTTCAACTGTTCATGCGAATTGTTGTCGGAGCATTAAAGCGAAAGTCACCGATCTGATGAAGGTTCTTCATGATTGGAAGAAGTTTAAGGCTTACACCGATGATGATGATATGTGGGAATTTCAGTGGTCCGATCACACAGCGTGTCGGGACTCATGGAACACTGACGCTATGACTCTTTGA